In a genomic window of Periophthalmus magnuspinnatus isolate fPerMag1 chromosome 3, fPerMag1.2.pri, whole genome shotgun sequence:
- the thap11 gene encoding THAP domain-containing protein 11 produces MPGFTCCVPGCYNNSHRDRELRFYTFPKDAALREQWLRNISRAGVSGCFSTFQPTTGHRVCSVHFAGGRKTYTIRVPSLFPLRGVNERRNRRGRGKKVSAPAPAPVPTPAPAATSGIIISNLSVPEGTEGTVGGEANNDEITVVQIGQNGEYLGTARLPAQTEGTCYSAPVDDDTTIDESKTDTRAVVVQPTVQYVSVTSSPLDHSYSLTTGTTSSELLRKLNEQRDIIALMEVKMKEMKATIRQLRVTEAKLQEEVRERDRLLVGLGNPTVVNSSNSRKKV; encoded by the coding sequence ATGCCCGGGTTCACCTGCTGTGTGCCTGGCTGCTACAACAACTCGCATCGAGATCGGGAGCTGCGCTTCTACACGTTTCCGAAAGACGCTGCGCTCAGAGAGCAGTGGCTGAGGAACATCTCCAGAGCCGGGGTCAGCGGGTGTTTCAGTACTTTTCAGCCCACTACAGGACACCGGGTGTGCAGTGTACACTTTGCAGGCGGGAGAAAAACCTACACCATACGAGTCCCGTCGTTATTTCCCTTGAGAGGCGTGAATGAGCGGAGGAACAGGCGGGGAAGAGGAAAGAAGGTGTCTGCCCCTGCGCCAGCTCCTGTGCCCACTCCCGCCCCAGCCGCCACCTCCGGGATTATTATTAGTAATTTGAGTGTACCAGAAGGAACAGAGGGGACTGTTGGTGGTGAGGCCAACAACGATGAGATCACTGTTGTCCAGATTGGTCAAAACGGTGAGTATTTAGGTACAGCGAGACTTCCCGCTCAAACTGAAGGGACTTGTTATTCAGCTCCCGTAGACGACGATACAACAATTGATGAATCAAAGACAGACACGAGGGCAGTAGTTGTCCAACCCACAGTACAGTACGTGAGTGTGACCAGCAGCCCCCTGGACCACTCTTATTCACTCACCACCGGGACTACATCATCAGAGCTGCTGCGTAAACTGAACGAACAACGGGACATCATCGCACTGATGGAGGTCAAGATGAAGGAGATGAAAGCCACTATCCGGCAGCTGCGAGTAACAGAAGCAAAGTTacaggaggaggtcagagaaaGGGACAGGCTCCTCGTTGGCCTAGGCAACCCCACAGTTGTAAATAGCTCCAATTCCCGGAAGAAAGTTTGA
- the nrn1lb gene encoding neuritin 1-like b, whose product MKSSTYQRITSKMLLNFASFLCLVTLSLGAAIPPSCGSIYKSFAQCLLKLGDSLVENQPDQNTQDIDAICRSWNEFHDCANAALAGCPGEAAAVWESLRKESRKTEFSGNLYEMCASRTTLSPTTVPAAQSPPTSEQTNQETLKGKTYKDEATFSSLFLPVCSTMLLFLSV is encoded by the exons ATGAAGTCTTCAACGTATCAACGTATCACATCAAAGATGCTGCTGAATtttgcatcttttctct GTTTAGTGACGTTGAGTTTGGGAGCTGCGATTCCTCCTTCCTGTGGTTCAATCTACAAGAGTTTTGCTCAATGTTTACTAAAACTTGGAGACAGTTTGGTGGAAAATCAACCTGACCAGAATACACAGGACATTGATGCAATTTGCAG GTCCTGGAATGAGTTTCATGACTGTGCCAATGCTGCCCTGGCTGGATGTCCTGGAGAGGCAGCAGCAGTGTGGGAATCTCTGAGAAAGGAGTCAAGGAAGACAGAGTTTTCAGGAAACCTCTATGAGATGTGCGCTAGCCGCACCACCCTCAGCCCCACTACTGTGCCTGCAGCCCAGAGTCCCCCCACCTCAGAACAGACTAACCAAGAGACACTTAAAGGGAAGACTTACAAAGATGAGGCCACTTTTAGCTCTCTGTTTCTTCCAGTCTGTAGCACCATGCTTCTCTTTCTCAGTGTATAG